The sequence below is a genomic window from Dictyostelium discoideum AX4 chromosome 5 chromosome, whole genome shotgun sequence.
ATGATAATTAATATcactttttcattattattattactatttttttttttttttttttttttttttttttggattaaaaaattactattattattatataaattattattattattattattatataaattattattatatattattttgattttggagTGAATACAGCGAAACCAGAGAATTCAGGGTCTTGAATTTGTTCTAATTGTCTTTTTCCTTTAactaataatgattcaattttattgataTCTCTTTTTTGAATTGTAGTTGCCTTTAATCTAAATTgagttttaatataatttgaaattgaggAAGAGGGATTatccatttcttttttatttgaaaccCTTAAAAAACTTCTATATAATGATAACACTGCTTTTTGTAAACCACTATGTCTTATTGGTGTtgtattcattttttttttttttttatatatatatatctatCTATATATAGTATTTATGTATAAATTGTGAATTTTGATATAACttcttaaaaaaacaaatatgacgaatatttttttttttttttttctttttttattttttttttatttattttattttttttcattttcaaaaaaaaaaaaaaaaaaacaaataaaaaaaaaaatttaaaaaatttcataaaCTAAAAAAGGTGTATATTTGAAATAGATCCGCAATGAGTTCAcaagaaatttttaaaaaatatgaacaagtaaatattaatatttctttattttttattttttatttttttttcttcccactaatatttaaaaaaaaaaaaattttaaaatagaaaGTAGTTGAATATCAAGATCATATCgaagaattaaaatcaacCAAAAATGATTAcaaacaattaattgatacACTACAACATTTACCAGATACATTACAACCAAAAATTATGGTTCCGATGGGTAAATTGGCATTTTTTGAAGGTAAtctaaaaaatacaaatgaaattttaattttattaggCGATAATTATTTCGCAAAAAGATCTTCAAAACAAACCATTGATATTATTCAAAGGAGAGATAaaggtaaataataaataacaataattgaaaaagaaattcattCTCCTAATATtattctatttattttagatatTGATACAAGTATAAATGATTTAAGAGAACAAATTAAAGGACTTAAACAAAGGGTTTCAATGACAACAGATTTATCAAAAGCATTACATGAGAAAGAATATGATAATATAGTAGAGATCAAAGAAGAATATAACTCTGATGAAGagagagaaaaagaaaagaaaagaaaacaaaaaccACAAAaatcaaccacaacaactacaaccaccACTACATCAAAAGATAAACCAAAAACTGaagaagagaaaaagaaatcaaaagaaatggatgaagaatttgataaaatgttAAAGagattatcaattttagaagaaaaggaaaataaaatgggtgatgattatgatgaagaagaatttAATAAGAAATTTAATAAGAAATTAGATATTACAGGTAGTGATGAagaatatgatgatgataattataataataacaatgatgatgatgatgataatgatgaagatgatgatcgTGAATATTATCAAGAAGAAGGatttgaagatgaaaaacctgaaaattcaaattataataaaaatattgaagaggatgatcatgatgatgatgatgattattatgATGAAGGTGAAGAAATTGTTGAATAttatgatgaaaatggtaataTAGTTGATATAAATGATCCAAATGTTGAATATATTCaaggtgatgatgataatgatgataatgataatgaagaagatgaagtgGATGTAGAATTAAATGAAAGTGAAttagaagaaattaaagatttccATATGGATAAAAAAGGGCAAGATCTTAGTGAAAAAGAAGTAAAAGAATTAACAGATTTTTATCAttcaaaacaaaagaaaagaatatCTTATATTGATACACCACAACCTCCAACTCCTGAAGCAACAACTTCCATTACTCCAAAATCAAtcttaaaaacaaattcatcTGGTAATTTAATGTCAACAATTCCAAAATcttataatgaaaatgacgAAAATGATATAAGAAGAgtaagaatttttttttttttttttggaaa
It includes:
- the rmp gene encoding RNA polymerase II subunit 5-mediating protein — encoded protein: MSSQEIFKKYEQKVVEYQDHIEELKSTKNDYKQLIDTLQHLPDTLQPKIMVPMGKLAFFEGNLKNTNEILILLGDNYFAKRSSKQTIDIIQRRDKDIDTSINDLREQIKGLKQRVSMTTDLSKALHEKEYDNIVEIKEEYNSDEEREKEKKRKQKPQKSTTTTTTTTTSKDKPKTEEEKKKSKEMDEEFDKMLKRLSILEEKENKMGDDYDEEEFNKKFNKKLDITGSDEEYDDDNYNNNNDDDDDNDEDDDREYYQEEGFEDEKPENSNYNKNIEEDDHDDDDDYYDEGEEIVEYYDENGNIVDINDPNVEYIQGDDDNDDNDNEEDEVDVELNESELEEIKDFHMDKKGQDLSEKEVKELTDFYHSKQKKRISYIDTPQPPTPEATTSITPKSILKTNSSGNLMSTIPKSYNENDENDIRRYIKNLDKQEKFENQKTISVPNPPKDVAFSGDIVEKETDLFPFDEIPKPTPPSNAKQSRFKSSRQNK